From the Primulina tabacum isolate GXHZ01 chromosome 15, ASM2559414v2, whole genome shotgun sequence genome, one window contains:
- the LOC142526697 gene encoding cellulose synthase-like protein E6, whose amino-acid sequence MVAKNGEETVATLFETKVAKGRALYKLFSATILVGIILIWIYRLVHIPRRGEAGRYAWIGMFFSEVFFGLYWIITQAGRWHVVYRRPFKGKLSESFGDKMPGIDIFVCTADPILEPPSLVINTVLSLISCNHPAEKLSVYLSDDGGSELTFYALLEVSKFSKYWIPFCKKYNVEQRAPEVYFAQKIDANESSLKQEWTSIKEMYVGMRNRIESAAVKGSIPKEVKDQHEGFSEWNSKVTKQDHQSIVQILIDGWNPNSVDIEGNRLPTLVYLSREKKSGWAHNFKAGSMNALIRVSSEISNAPIILNVDCDMYENDPDALKDALCFFLDEKQGKSICYVQHPQHYSNDTKNNIYANVAHVINQFELSGLDGFGGALYIGTGCFHRRDSLAGKKYSEDHRIEWNTANDNTNGRTVEDLEEASKVLANCSYEKGTLWGKEMGLVYGCPVEDIVTGLTIQCRGWKPVYYNPSKSAFLGVAPITLDVALVQLKRWAEGMFQIFLSKYCPFLYGRGKISLGAQMGYCIYLLWAPVSLPTLGYVIIPALCLLHEVPLFPEVSSFWFAPFTYVSIAYTIYNLFEDLMCGDTLKGWWNYQRMWLIRRTTSYFFAFFDTISRQLGLSEMSFVVTTKVVDDDVQKRYEQGTMEFGSSSIMFVIVSTLALLNLFSFGWGIIIVVLDWGMLEEFVLQITISGLLAVLNLPVYEALFLRSDKGKIPSSVLFKSIVVASAACLIPVY is encoded by the exons ATGGTTGCCAAGAACGGAGAAGAAACCGTAGCTACTTTGTTCGAGACTAAAGTAGCCAAAGGCAGAGCTCTATACAAGCTCTTTTCTGCCACGATTCTTGTTGGGATAATCTTGATATGGATATACAGATTGGTTCACATCCCAAGAAGAGGTGAAGCTGGCAGATATGCTTGGATTGGGATGTTCTTCTCTGAGGTTTTCTTCGGTTTGTACTGGATTATCACCCAGGCTGGACGATGGCATGTTGTTTATCGGAGACCCTTCAAGGGGAAGCTATCTGAAAG CTTTGGCGACAAGATGCCGGGGATCGATATATTTGTGTGCACAGCTGATCCCATATTGGAACCACCGTCGTTGGTGATCAACACGGTTCTTTCACTCATTTCGTGCAACCACCCAGCCGAAAAACTAAGCGTTTACCTGTCGGATGACGGTGGATCGGAGTTAACATTCTATGCTCTGCTTGAGGTCTCTAAGTTTTCCAAGTACTGGATACCTTTCTGCAAGAAATACAACGTGGAGCAAAGGGCCCCTGAAGTCTATTTTGCTCAGAAGATCGACGCAAATGAGTCAAGCTTAAAGCAAGAATGGACTAGCATTAAGGAGA TGTACGTGGGTATGAGAAACCGAATCGAGTCAGCCGCGGTAAAGGGTTCCATTCCCAAAGAAGTTAAGGATCAACACGAAGGGTTCTCAGAATGGAACAGTAAGGTCACAAAACAGGATCATCAATCTATTGTGCAG attttgatagaTGGATGGAACCCCAACTCAGTTGATATTGAAGGAAACAGATTGCCCACATTGGTGTACTTGTCCAGGGAAAAGAAATCTGGATGGGCTCATAACTTCAAGGCTGGATCGATGAATGCATTG ATTAGAGTGTCATCAGAAATCAGCAATGCACCAATCATTCTCAATGTTGACTGCGATATGTATGAGAATGATCCGGATGCTTTAAAAGATGCATTATGCTTCTTTTTAGATGAAAAACAAGGAAAATCGATATGCTATGTTCAGCATCCTCAACACTATAGCAACGAcaccaaaaataatatatatgcaAATGTTGCCCATGTAATTAATCAA TTCGAGCTTTCGGGTTTAGATGGTTTCGGTGGGGCTCTGTATATTGGTACAGGATGCTTCCATAGAAGGGACAGCCTAGCTGGAAAGAAATATTCCGAGGATCATAGAATTGAATGGAACACTGCCAATGACAACACTAACGGTAGAAcagttgaagatttggaggaaGCATCAAAAGTTTTAGCAAACTGTAGCTATGAGAAAGGCACACTGTGGGGGAAAGAG ATGGGATTGGTGTATGGATGTCCAGTTGAGGACATAGTGACGGGCCTAACAATCCAATGCAGGGGATGGAAACCTGTGTATTACAATCCAAGCAAGAGTGCCTTTTTGGGCGTTGCTCCAATAACCTTGGATGTAGCTCTTGTTCAGCTCAAGAGATGGGCTGAAGGCATGTTTCAGATTTTCTTATCCAAGTATTGTCCCTTTCTTTATGGCCGTGGCAAAATATCGTTAGGTGCCCAAATGGGATACTGTATTTACCTTCTCTGGGCGCCTGTTTCATTGCCCACTTTGGGTTATGTGATCATTCCTGCTCTTTGCTTGCTTCATGAAGTGCCCTTGTTCCCTGAG GTGTCGAGCTTTTGGTTTGCCCCTTTTACTTATGTTTCGATTGCTTACACGATCTACAACTTATTTGAAGACCTAATGTGTGGTGACACACTGAAGGGCTGGTGGAATTATCAAAGAATGTGGCTCATAAGGCGTACAACTTCATATTTCTTCGCCTTCTTTGACACAATTTCCAGGCAGTTAGGCCTCTCCGAGATGTCATTCGTTGTCACTACTAAGGTAGTCGATGATGACGTGCAGAAGAGGTACGAGCAAGGAACCATGGAATTTGGAAGCTCATCCATCATGTTTGTCATTGTTTCGACTCTTGCATTGTTAAACCTTTTCAGCTTTGGATGGGGTATCATTATTGTCGTTTTAGACTGGGGGATGTTGGAAGAATTTGTGCTGCAGATTACTATTAGTGGATTGTTGGCTGTGTTGAATCTACCAGTGTATGAAGCACTGTTCCTGAGAAGTGACAAGGGGAAAATCCCATCTTCAGTTTTGTTTAAGTCCATTGTTGTGGCATCTGCTGCTTGCCTGATTCCAGTGTATTAA